In Hamadaea flava, a genomic segment contains:
- a CDS encoding alpha/beta hydrolase, with protein MSDQPRVTIREFTGRQPETEQALAGLSVESAAGLRQFSLERMLGYGVDYADAVELRGRVLAGDRWAEAATRLAEQCLQYAQAAAIEVVRAPFLLRASALLRMSQMMFLQDTAERREIYARAAVLYAEAAVILGDRERVNVDGPQGTLVGWWFHATPQPVGTVVVIGGVEGWAMDFASMGLALAQRNLNVLVLDGPGQGETRFTHGQYLTAEWRASYGAVLDYVQKRAPGVPIGLVGNSMGGSLMMAIAVADERIRACCDNGGLVAPSMVTSSVGTFHTKMVLFCGTSDPDAAARIWTDVNPIADGPNTGYPLLIVHGSKDPLISDDLATAMLTHAPTADKEMTVFSDGDHCIYNHLQDRDALIGDWMRARLATAGE; from the coding sequence ATGTCCGATCAGCCGCGGGTCACTATCCGCGAGTTCACCGGCCGCCAGCCGGAGACGGAGCAGGCACTGGCCGGGCTTTCCGTGGAGTCCGCTGCGGGACTTCGGCAGTTCTCCCTGGAACGGATGCTGGGCTACGGCGTGGACTACGCCGACGCTGTCGAGTTACGCGGCCGGGTCCTGGCCGGGGACCGCTGGGCGGAGGCCGCCACCCGTCTGGCGGAGCAGTGCCTGCAATACGCCCAGGCCGCAGCGATCGAGGTCGTGCGGGCACCGTTCTTGTTGCGGGCCTCGGCCTTGCTACGGATGAGCCAGATGATGTTCCTCCAAGACACCGCCGAGCGCCGAGAAATCTACGCTCGCGCCGCCGTCCTGTACGCCGAAGCGGCCGTAATCCTTGGTGACCGCGAGCGCGTCAACGTCGACGGCCCGCAAGGCACCCTCGTCGGCTGGTGGTTCCACGCCACGCCGCAGCCCGTCGGTACGGTAGTGGTGATCGGCGGCGTCGAGGGCTGGGCCATGGACTTCGCCTCCATGGGCCTGGCCCTGGCCCAGCGCAACCTCAACGTGCTGGTGCTCGACGGCCCCGGCCAAGGCGAGACCCGGTTCACACACGGCCAATACCTGACCGCCGAATGGCGTGCCTCCTACGGCGCGGTTCTCGACTATGTCCAAAAGCGCGCCCCCGGCGTGCCGATCGGGCTGGTCGGCAACAGCATGGGCGGCAGCCTCATGATGGCCATCGCCGTCGCCGACGAACGTATCCGCGCCTGCTGCGACAACGGAGGTCTCGTCGCGCCCTCGATGGTGACGTCCAGCGTCGGCACCTTCCACACCAAGATGGTGCTGTTCTGCGGGACCAGCGATCCGGACGCCGCCGCCCGGATCTGGACCGACGTGAACCCGATCGCCGACGGCCCGAACACGGGCTACCCGCTCCTGATCGTGCACGGGTCCAAAGACCCACTGATCTCTGACGACCTCGCCACGGCGATGCTGACCCACGCGCCCACCGCAGACAAGGAGATGACGGTGTTCAGCGACGGCGACCACTGCATCTACAACCACCTTCAGGACCGCGACGCGCTGATCGGCGACTGGATGCGCGCCCGCCTCGCCACAGCCGGAGAATGA
- a CDS encoding IS6 family transposase, with amino-acid sequence MSTRPRPCPPPESAFAGFRFPPEVIMVAVRLHLRFNLSYRDVEELLVERGFEVDHVTIYRWVQRFTPLLADAARFARHSPGDRWFVDETYVKVNGVWRYVYRAVDQHGQVIDVLVSRRRDADAARRFFRRALAALKVTPTEVVTDAATVYPRVLDELIPSAWHHVERYANNPIEADHSRLKHRLRSMRGLRTDKTAQVIPAGHAFMQNLRRGHYELGFDASPATRVAAAFTELTQAI; translated from the coding sequence GTGTCGACCCGTCCTCGCCCGTGCCCACCGCCGGAGTCGGCGTTCGCCGGCTTCCGGTTCCCGCCCGAGGTCATCATGGTCGCGGTCCGCTTGCATCTGCGCTTCAATCTGTCCTACCGCGACGTCGAGGAACTCCTGGTCGAACGCGGCTTCGAGGTCGACCACGTCACGATCTACCGGTGGGTGCAACGGTTCACGCCGCTGCTGGCCGACGCAGCCCGCTTCGCCCGGCACTCGCCCGGTGACAGGTGGTTCGTGGACGAGACGTACGTCAAAGTCAACGGCGTGTGGCGGTACGTGTACCGGGCGGTCGACCAGCACGGGCAGGTCATCGACGTGCTGGTGTCCCGGCGACGTGACGCCGACGCGGCCCGCAGGTTCTTCCGTCGCGCCCTGGCCGCGCTGAAGGTGACACCCACCGAGGTGGTCACCGACGCCGCCACGGTCTACCCCCGCGTACTCGACGAGCTGATTCCGTCGGCGTGGCATCATGTCGAGCGGTACGCCAACAACCCGATCGAGGCCGATCACAGCCGACTCAAACACCGACTGAGATCGATGCGCGGGCTACGAACGGATAAGACAGCGCAGGTGATCCCCGCCGGACATGCCTTCATGCAGAATCTTCGCCGCGGCCACTACGAACTCGGATTCGATGCCTCGCCGGCAACCCGGGTCGCCGCCGCGTTCACCGAACTCACCCAAGCGATCTAA
- a CDS encoding TetR/AcrR family transcriptional regulator, which translates to MPRDRIIQAAVELVDSGGVEALTFRALAERLGSGTATLYRHMADRAELVGEVVDHILGEIDLTAGNRPDEDWQTALAALCDELFTVLARHQHATPLLAEHVPTGPRAMAFREACLAAMLNAGLAPTTAAISAATLGRYTLGFAMQMHTTGDDRQQISEAFEHADSQRYPSIHALAEHLPVPLHAEFAHGIRMMIRGIAATTAENPSG; encoded by the coding sequence ATGCCGCGCGACCGGATCATCCAGGCAGCGGTCGAACTGGTCGACTCCGGCGGGGTGGAGGCACTGACGTTCCGCGCCCTGGCTGAACGGCTGGGATCGGGCACAGCCACCCTCTATCGGCACATGGCCGACCGGGCAGAGCTGGTAGGCGAGGTAGTCGACCACATCCTCGGCGAGATCGACCTCACCGCCGGCAACCGACCCGACGAAGACTGGCAGACCGCCCTCGCGGCGTTGTGCGACGAGCTGTTCACCGTCCTGGCCCGCCATCAACACGCCACCCCGCTGCTCGCCGAACACGTCCCCACCGGCCCCCGCGCAATGGCCTTCCGGGAGGCATGCCTCGCCGCAATGCTCAACGCAGGGCTCGCCCCCACGACAGCAGCCATCTCGGCCGCCACCCTCGGCCGCTACACCCTCGGCTTCGCCATGCAGATGCACACCACCGGCGATGACCGACAGCAGATCAGCGAAGCATTTGAACATGCCGACTCTCAGCGGTACCCCAGCATTCATGCCCTCGCCGAGCACCTGCCCGTGCCGCTGCACGCCGAGTTCGCCCACGGCATCCGCATGATGATCCGGGGGATCGCAGCCACGACGGCCGAGAACCCCAGTGGGTAA
- a CDS encoding S1 family peptidase: MGTLGNRNTTRDIALVDARGTGRMWDGPWNESSVTKGVQSATFSAVGNWLCTSGAASGVRCGIQVKSNNQTIGGQSPMVIAEQTGHLNAAGQGDSGGPVFEIPAPDNGRVIA, translated from the coding sequence ATGGGCACGCTCGGCAACAGGAACACTACCCGTGACATCGCCCTGGTCGACGCTCGCGGGACCGGGCGCATGTGGGACGGGCCGTGGAACGAGTCCAGCGTCACCAAGGGCGTTCAATCGGCGACGTTCAGCGCCGTCGGTAACTGGCTATGCACGTCGGGCGCCGCCTCCGGTGTTCGCTGCGGAATCCAGGTCAAGAGCAACAACCAGACCATCGGTGGACAGTCGCCGATGGTGATCGCCGAGCAAACCGGTCATCTGAACGCGGCCGGGCAGGGTGACAGCGGCGGTCCGGTGTTCGAGATCCCCGCCCCGGACAACGGCAGGGTGATCGCTTAG
- a CDS encoding FAD-dependent monooxygenase codes for MPSQVDVLVVGAGPAGLVLACDLARRGVDVGIISASSGGFPGSRAKGVQPRTQEVLDDLGVLPALRSRGALYPKLGLHLGPLVIPKTMMKLHRESDAVPFPNVMLVAQNDTDEVLRDRLSELGIQVQFDSRLTALTQDEGGVTATVEVAGRVETIRARYVVGADGGASTVRNAVGIEFAGTTDDSDRMVVADLGLRGLSRSCWHIWPGLLGTRFMALCPMPTGSDAFQLMLKVAPSAEPELTIEQLQKTITGFPGARHVIVDEVRWTSVWRPNIRLAQHYRQRRVLLVGDAAHVHPPTGAQGLNTGIQDSYNLGWKLAQVLAGAPQPLLDSYEAERQPIAARVLGLSSELYASMKGRPTAAMSRGDEERQLSLSYRDGPLAAEATDSRPGLRAGDRMPGVRWRNPDGTSQHLFDHLRGPHFTLLAIGEGEPDRLAGIAWPGSGAPLRIIQIKSEQARAVAHDLGVQAPVDVLVRPDGYVAFVAHGTLAADLAAFAALALP; via the coding sequence ATGCCGAGCCAGGTGGATGTGCTTGTGGTGGGAGCTGGGCCCGCGGGTCTGGTCCTGGCGTGTGATCTGGCCCGCCGGGGCGTGGACGTCGGGATCATCAGCGCGTCCTCGGGTGGCTTCCCCGGGTCGCGCGCCAAGGGGGTGCAGCCGCGTACGCAGGAAGTTCTGGATGATCTGGGTGTCTTGCCCGCGTTGCGGTCGAGAGGCGCCCTCTATCCGAAGCTGGGTCTGCACCTTGGGCCGCTGGTGATCCCGAAGACGATGATGAAGCTGCACCGGGAATCCGATGCTGTTCCCTTTCCCAACGTCATGCTCGTCGCGCAGAACGACACCGACGAGGTCTTGCGCGATCGGCTTAGCGAGTTGGGCATCCAGGTGCAGTTCGACAGCCGGCTCACCGCTCTGACGCAGGACGAGGGAGGCGTCACGGCGACCGTCGAGGTGGCGGGCCGGGTCGAGACGATCCGGGCCAGGTATGTGGTCGGCGCCGACGGCGGTGCCAGTACTGTGCGCAACGCCGTCGGCATCGAGTTCGCTGGGACCACCGACGACAGCGACCGGATGGTCGTGGCCGATCTGGGGCTGCGCGGGCTGTCGCGCAGCTGCTGGCACATCTGGCCCGGCCTGCTGGGCACCCGGTTCATGGCCTTGTGCCCGATGCCCACCGGCTCGGACGCGTTCCAGCTGATGTTGAAGGTTGCGCCGTCAGCCGAGCCCGAGCTGACCATCGAACAGCTGCAAAAGACGATCACCGGTTTTCCCGGAGCCCGTCACGTCATCGTCGATGAGGTCCGGTGGACGTCGGTGTGGCGACCCAACATCCGTCTGGCCCAGCACTACCGGCAACGGCGGGTGCTCCTGGTCGGCGACGCCGCGCACGTCCATCCGCCTACCGGTGCGCAGGGCCTGAACACCGGAATCCAAGACTCTTACAACCTGGGCTGGAAGCTGGCCCAGGTGCTCGCAGGCGCACCACAGCCCCTTCTCGACAGTTACGAGGCAGAACGGCAACCGATCGCCGCCCGCGTGCTGGGACTGTCCAGCGAGTTGTACGCGAGCATGAAAGGCCGCCCGACCGCGGCGATGAGTCGAGGCGACGAGGAACGCCAGTTGTCGCTGTCCTACCGGGACGGGCCGCTGGCCGCCGAGGCCACCGACAGCCGACCGGGGCTGCGGGCCGGAGACCGGATGCCGGGCGTGCGGTGGCGTAACCCTGACGGCACCTCTCAGCACCTCTTCGACCACCTGCGTGGGCCGCACTTCACCTTGCTGGCGATCGGTGAAGGCGAGCCCGATCGGCTCGCCGGGATCGCCTGGCCCGGCAGCGGCGCGCCACTGCGCATCATCCAGATCAAGTCCGAGCAGGCCCGAGCAGTCGCTCACGACCTCGGCGTCCAGGCCCCGGTGGACGTTCTCGTCCGGCCGGACGGATACGTGGCCTTCGTCGCCCACGGCACCCTTGCCGCCGACCTGGCCGCGTTCGCTGCGCTCGCACTGCCCTAA
- a CDS encoding helix-turn-helix domain-containing protein, which yields MAARLRDLRLGAGQPTYRRLSRQAGYSAATLARAASGHSMPTLEVTLAFARACGADPEPWRQFWLNAMTQQYRADAPQAVAMANTRILARQPWTPEPVADGADPEQAGCAANAITAHAERVSLIDKRIIIGTIEIRHSVVDHAAWVRFEGFHSIEHLASLHHLEIDLAIVRDADNFEKRARMDYAFDVHWSDLLLTSGGPLQGSVRVYIDGQIAADHLTDAVTLS from the coding sequence ATGGCCGCACGATTGCGCGACCTGCGGCTCGGTGCGGGCCAGCCGACCTACCGGCGGCTGTCCAGGCAAGCCGGATATTCGGCCGCGACCCTCGCCCGGGCCGCCAGTGGACACAGTATGCCGACGCTGGAGGTCACCCTCGCCTTCGCCCGCGCGTGTGGCGCGGACCCGGAACCTTGGCGACAATTCTGGCTCAATGCCATGACCCAGCAATACAGAGCCGACGCGCCGCAAGCCGTCGCGATGGCCAACACCCGTATCCTTGCGCGCCAGCCGTGGACGCCAGAGCCGGTCGCCGATGGCGCCGACCCTGAGCAAGCCGGCTGCGCCGCGAACGCGATCACCGCGCACGCCGAACGTGTCAGCCTGATCGACAAGAGAATCATCATCGGCACGATCGAGATCCGTCACTCGGTGGTCGATCATGCCGCGTGGGTCAGGTTCGAAGGCTTCCACTCCATAGAGCACCTCGCCAGCCTTCACCATCTTGAGATCGACCTCGCCATCGTCCGTGACGCAGACAACTTCGAAAAGCGAGCACGCATGGACTACGCCTTCGATGTGCACTGGAGCGATCTGCTGCTCACATCGGGCGGACCGCTGCAAGGCAGCGTGCGCGTCTACATCGACGGACAGATCGCCGCCGACCACCTTACCGACGCAGTCACGCTGTCCTAA
- a CDS encoding amidohydrolase family protein has product MRIIDSQIHLWTGPDAPPHHWRAPFTAETALAEMDAAGIAQAINCPPIWDLNASDYAASTAANHPTRFATMAWFPLDADNLDQLAATTVTQPGVVGLRFLLGPDDVARTVHGELDSLWSAAHHRDLPVSLMTMPDDLPVLGTLAGRFPRMRLMIDHLGVLPHLKLPDAAKHLDTLLGLAHYDNVAVKATAVPSMATDEFPYASTHGLLRRVHHAYGSERMFWGTDITRMRSTWTECLTMFTDHLPWLTGSQLELVMGQALAQWINWP; this is encoded by the coding sequence ATGCGCATCATCGACTCCCAGATCCACCTGTGGACCGGCCCCGATGCTCCGCCGCACCACTGGCGAGCACCCTTCACAGCCGAGACCGCTCTCGCTGAAATGGACGCCGCTGGCATCGCCCAAGCCATCAACTGCCCGCCGATCTGGGACCTCAACGCCAGCGACTACGCCGCGTCCACCGCCGCCAACCACCCCACCCGGTTCGCCACCATGGCATGGTTCCCGCTCGACGCAGACAACCTCGACCAACTCGCCGCCACAACGGTCACCCAGCCCGGCGTGGTCGGCCTTCGGTTTCTCCTCGGCCCCGACGACGTCGCCCGCACCGTACACGGCGAACTCGACTCCCTGTGGTCGGCAGCCCACCACCGCGACCTTCCAGTGAGCCTGATGACGATGCCCGACGACCTGCCTGTCCTGGGAACACTCGCAGGACGGTTTCCACGGATGCGACTCATGATCGACCATCTAGGCGTCCTGCCACACCTCAAACTGCCCGATGCGGCCAAACACCTGGACACGCTGCTCGGCCTCGCGCATTACGACAACGTCGCAGTCAAGGCCACCGCCGTACCGAGCATGGCCACCGACGAATTCCCGTATGCCTCGACCCACGGCCTGCTCCGCCGCGTCCACCACGCCTACGGTTCCGAGCGCATGTTCTGGGGGACCGACATCACCAGGATGCGCAGCACCTGGACCGAATGCCTGACCATGTTCACTGACCATCTGCCGTGGCTCACCGGCAGCCAACTGGAACTCGTCATGGGCCAGGCGCTCGCGCAGTGGATCAACTGGCCATAG
- a CDS encoding SigE family RNA polymerase sigma factor, with protein sequence MEHTGQDFDEYVRAAWPRLVRSAWLLTGDWYRAEDLVQTVLARAYGRWQRIRDNAPDAYLRSMMATTHLSWWRRRWRGEVPHDAVPEPSSQRPSDDLDLRATLAAALQQLPRQQRAVLMLRYHADLTETATAHVMGISVGTVKSYTARALHGLRRDQAIQALATGELEVTDEQR encoded by the coding sequence ATGGAGCACACCGGCCAAGACTTCGACGAGTACGTGCGAGCGGCGTGGCCCCGCCTCGTGCGCTCCGCGTGGCTGCTCACGGGAGACTGGTACCGCGCGGAAGATCTCGTGCAGACCGTGCTCGCCCGCGCCTACGGCCGGTGGCAGCGCATCCGAGACAATGCGCCCGACGCCTACCTGCGCAGCATGATGGCAACCACCCACCTGTCGTGGTGGCGGCGCCGCTGGCGCGGCGAAGTCCCGCACGATGCGGTTCCCGAACCATCCTCACAGCGGCCGTCCGACGATCTCGACCTGCGAGCGACACTCGCCGCAGCACTACAGCAACTGCCCCGGCAGCAACGCGCAGTGCTCATGCTCAGATATCACGCCGACCTGACCGAGACGGCAACGGCGCACGTGATGGGCATAAGCGTCGGCACGGTCAAGTCCTACACCGCCCGTGCCCTCCACGGCCTACGTCGTGATCAGGCGATTCAAGCCCTTGCCACCGGGGAGCTGGAGGTAACCGATGAGCAACGATGA
- a CDS encoding DUF4287 domain-containing protein, whose translation MKAGVIIDWLKEEYGLGRGHAMAMVHVIKKGPKISTKHVGSDGTHRDATDTLWLDGKATRPV comes from the coding sequence GTGAAAGCCGGTGTGATCATCGACTGGTTGAAAGAAGAGTACGGTCTCGGGCGCGGACACGCGATGGCCATGGTCCACGTCATCAAGAAGGGTCCGAAGATAAGCACCAAGCACGTGGGATCCGACGGCACACACCGCGACGCCACCGACACTCTCTGGTTGGACGGCAAGGCGACGCGACCGGTCTGA